The window TATATCACTCCTGAACGGGTTGTAGAATTTTGGTGAGCGTTCTTTTCCCAGCGCGTATTTTTCCAGCATAATTTTAAAGCATGGCGACACCAATGAGCGTCAAAACGCTGATCAATAAGAGCAGCAGGCCTGTGTACACCAACATCTTGCGCATGACTTCGCCCTCCCGCCCGGCCATGCCGCCGGTGCTGGCACCGACCACGATCTTTGTTGGTGCGATGACCGAACCCAAGGCGCCACCTGAAGTTTGAGCGGCCAATATCAGGGCGACGCTATATCCCAGCAGTTCCGCCGTGCGCTGCTGCAGGGCCGCGAAAACAACGTTCGAGTTGGTGTTGCTGCCGGTCATGAAAGCACCCAGGGCACCGATCCAAGGAGAGACGAAGGGGAAGGCGG is drawn from Chloroflexota bacterium and contains these coding sequences:
- a CDS encoding L-lactate permease; amino-acid sequence: LLYSSILAYLIYKLAGWYTAGAAGRIISGTIKRVMSSSVGIASMVAMATVMQHAGMTETLARGLAEGVGAAFPFVSPWIGALGAFMTGSNTNSNVVFAALQQRTAELLGYSVALILAAQTSGGALGSVIAPTKIVVGASTGGMAGREGEVMRKMLVYTGLLLLLISVLTLIGVAML